One Globicephala melas chromosome 18, mGloMel1.2, whole genome shotgun sequence DNA segment encodes these proteins:
- the CCNA1 gene encoding cyclin-A1, whose translation MHLSSSKSGVVLAPVSRGPDACQMITRAQLGQDPPQRTVLGVLTENGQYRRTCGQGITALRFFSGSENVFPPAGKKALSASGVQGPAKQGFDMYMDKPEQGDRDSCTGREGMAFEDAYEVDTRTLKSDLHFLLDFNTVSPMLVDSSLYSQSEDASDFGTDVINVTEYAEEIHQYLREAEIRHMPKVHYMRKQPDITEGMRTILVDWLVEVGEEYKLRAETLYLAVNFLDRFLSCMSVLRGKLQLVGTAALLLASKYEEIYPPGIDEFVFITDDTYTKQQLLRMEHLLLKVLAFDLTVPTTNQFLLQYLRRQGVCVRTENLAKYVAELSLLEADPFLKYLPSLIAAAAYCLANYTVNRYFWPETLATFTGYSLSEIVPCLSELHKVCLGIPHRPQQAIREKYKASKYMHVSLVEPPAVLPLR comes from the exons ATGCATCTCAGCAGCTCCAAGAGTGGAGTAGTGCTGGCTCCAGTGTCCCGAGGTCCTGATGCCTGTCAGATGATAACCAGAGCCCAGCTTGGCCAGGATCCGCCACAAAGAACAGTACTAGGGGTGCTAACTGAGAATGGGCAGTACAGGAGGACCTGTGGCCAG GGGATCACAGCACTCAGGTTTTTCTCTGGGTCAGAAAATGTCTTCCCTCCAGCTGGAAAGAAAGCGCTGTCTGCCAGCGGGGTTCAGGGGCCAGCCAAGCAAGGATTTGACATGTACATGGACAAGCCTGAGCAAGGCGACAGAGACAGCTGCACAGGGCGAGAGGGGATGGCATTTGAGGATGCCTATGAAGTAGACACCAGAACACTCAAGTCAGACCTTCACTTCCTGCTGGATTTTAACACAG TTTCTCCTATGCTGGTAGATTCATCTCTCTACTCCCAGTCTGAAGATGCATCAGATTTTGGTACAGATGTGATAAATGTGACTGAATATGCTGAAGAAATTCATCAGTACCTTAGAGAAGCTGAA ATAAGACACATGCCCAAAGTGCACTACATGAGGAAACAACCAGACATCACAGAAGGCATGCGAACAATTCTGGTGGACTGGCTGGTTGAGGTGGGAGAGGAATATAAGCTTCGGGCAGAGACTCTCTACCTGGCCGTCAACTTCCTGGACAGGTTTCTTTCCTGCATGTCTGTTCTGAGAGGGAAACTGCAGCTTGTAGGAACAGCAGCTCTTCTCCTGGCTTC gaaatatgaagaaatatatcCACCTGGAATAGATGAGTTTGTCTTTATAACTGATGATACCTACACAAAACAACAACTGCTGAGAATGGAACACCTGCTCCTGAAGGTCCTGGCTTTTGACCTGACAGTGCCAACCACCAACCAGTTTCTCCTTCAGTACTTAAGGAGGCAAGGGGTGTGTGTCAGGACTGAGAACCTGGCCAAG TATGTAGCAGAACTGAGTCTCCTTGAAGCTGACCCGTTCTTGAAATACCTTCCTTCACTGATCGCTGCAGCTGCTTACTGCCTGGCAAACTATACTGTGAACAGGTACTTCTGG CCAGAAACCCTTGCTACGTTTACAGGCTATTCATTAAGTGAAATTGTGCCTTGCCTGAGTGAGCTACATAAAGTGTGCCTGGGTATTCCCCACCGACCTCAGCAAGCAATTAGGGAGAAGTACAAGGCTTCAAA GTACATGCACGTGTCTCTCGTGGAACCACCCGCAGTCCTTCCTCTACGATAA